In Streptomyces sp. NBC_00344, the genomic window AGCCGCCGAAAGGGCCCGTCGCACCCAGGCCCTCGCTCGGCGCAGGCGCACCACCGTGCTGCTCTTCGCGGCCTTCACCCTGGGAGCGATCGTCGCCGCGGTCGGTGGTCTCGCCTTCCTCTGGGCGCCCGCCGCCCCCGCCCTGCTGCTCAGCACGTACATCGTGCATCTGCGCACCCAGGAGCGCCGCCGCTTCGCCTTCACCATGGACCGGCGCAGGGCCGAACTCGCAGCACAGCGGCTGCGCGAGAACCGCCCGCGCCGGCAGAGCGCCGCCGAGCCCGACGACGAGCCCCAGGAGCACCACCCCGAGCCCGAGCCCGCGCCTGCCGTCTCCGCGCAGGAAGCCGGCCGCCGCGCACTGGTCGAGCAGACCGACCACGCCGAGTGGGTGGACCAGGAACGCGAACGCGGCCGTGTCCAGGGCGACAGCTGGGAGCCCGTGCCGGTGCCGCTGCCGACCTATGTCACCGCCCCGGTGGCTCCGCGCGCCCCGGGCAGCGTCGACCTCGGCGTCCCGGACACCTGGAGTGCGGCCCGTTCCTCCACCGTCGCCGAACCGGCCGCCGAGGAGAACCCGCCGCCGGCCCCGCGCCAGCAGAGCGCGGCAGCGCGCCGTGCCCGCGAACACGGCCGCACCCCGCTCTTCGACCAGTACGAGGACGAGGACCGCCCCCGCGCGGCCAACGAGTGACGGGTTCCGTGACCAGCGAAGGAACGGATTTCCAAGCACCCCGATCGGGGTGCTAAGGTTTCACTCGTTGCAAGGGCCTGTGGCGCAGTCTGGTAGCGCACCTCGTTCGCATCGAGGGGGTCTGGGGTTCAAATCCCCACAGGTCCACATTGCACGACTGTTGTGGGGTTCGCCCACGAACA contains:
- the sepX gene encoding divisome protein SepX/GlpR: MSSSGLIYAVIVGAWAAYLVPMWLRRQDELNEARPTERFSTAIRLLSGRAGMERRYARELQERAVGEGGPGADEPDGATESPSSVDVRSFAAPRQSPAPREERPAERPARPARRERPTGAAAERARRTQALARRRRTTVLLFAAFTLGAIVAAVGGLAFLWAPAAPALLLSTYIVHLRTQERRRFAFTMDRRRAELAAQRLRENRPRRQSAAEPDDEPQEHHPEPEPAPAVSAQEAGRRALVEQTDHAEWVDQERERGRVQGDSWEPVPVPLPTYVTAPVAPRAPGSVDLGVPDTWSAARSSTVAEPAAEENPPPAPRQQSAAARRAREHGRTPLFDQYEDEDRPRAANE